From a region of the Besnoitia besnoiti strain Bb-Ger1 chromosome I, whole genome shotgun sequence genome:
- a CDS encoding hypothetical protein (encoded by transcript BESB_008360) → MKVFLPAIAIFIFSGLSLANAEPAVSLPVLPSDTDCQGEYGPWSVCEPLEGHATHHDTDDDFKLDRGPDGEFINDCFHFQTYKILVPKSGNGRECSRKAGSKRFRYCDDCSTIPSVHKRMEAQQATDSLRTFTIIAGMFCLFAMVALTALCVRKVLKDASLRSGQVTVYAPEPPNAAVHQGYPAGVRAAHTTPAAIMTPEYHVHSAKALTPETDRNTEAGGSEYCA, encoded by the exons ATGAAGGTCTTTTTACCCGCCATCGCTATATTTATCTTTTCtggtctctctctcgctaaTGCGGAGCCAG CCGTCAGTCTTCCTGTCTTGCCTTCAGACACTGACTGCCAAGGAGAGTACGGTCCGTGGTCTGTGTGTGAGCCGCTGGAAGGCCACGCAACTCACCACGACACCGACGACGATTTCAAGCTTGACCGCGGCCCTGATGGAGAGTTTATTAATGACTGCTTCCATTTTCAGACGTACAAAATTTTGGTGCCGAAGAGTGGTAACGGGCGGGAGTGTTCACGCAAAGCAGGTTCCAAGAGATTCAGATACTGTGACGACTGCAGCACGATTCCCTCGGTTCACAAACGCATGGAGGCCCAACAGGCAACAGACTCACTTCGCACATTCACAATCATTGCGGGGATGTTTTGTTTGTTTGCAATGGTAGCCCTAACAGCTTTGTGTGTGCGAAAAGTCTTAAAGGACGCTTCATTACGGTCTGGGCAAGTCACTGTGTACGCGCCGGAGCCTCCTAATGCTGCCGTTCACCAAGGATATCCAGCTGGTGTTCGTGCAGCTCATACTACTCCTGCGGCGATCATGACTCCGGAATACCATGTACACTCCGCTAAAGCACTCACTCCAGAAACTGATCGTAATACTGAAGCTGGTGGTTCTGAGTACTGTGCATaa
- a CDS encoding hypothetical protein (encoded by transcript BESB_008370), translating into MALFSIFVTVVLGLTSVSSAQDIDLADLFASGGSPTGMLFELLGDEDNYRVRDVLQQIPGGMLTQSDEFKQSSATIADTAGFDCNLTDIDPACFLEEFAGRVGASWKTQDIDTQKASDLVARFLQPHGLTMSGAVAICVISPAAMPFLVDSEASELSTADVINGAKAACRKSA; encoded by the exons ATGGCTCTTTTTTCTATTTTTGTCACCGTGGTTCTTGGTTTGACAAGCGTCTCATCGGCGCAAGACATCGATCTCGCCGACTTATTTGCGTCTGGCGGGTCCCCAACCGGTATGCTCTTCGAGCTGCTTGGAGACGAGGATAACTACCGCGTACGTGATGTACTTCAGCAGATCCCTGGTGGGATGCTCACGCAGTCGGACGAATTCAAGCAGAGCAGCGCTACCATCGCTGACACCGCCGGCTTCGACTGCAACCTCACAGACATCGATCCTGCTTGCTTCCTCGAGGAGTTTGCCG GTAGGGTTGGAGCTTCTTGGAAAACTCAAGACATCGACACCCAGAAAGCTTCCGACCTTGTAGCACGGTTTCTTCAGCCTCATGGTCTAACAATGTCCGGCGCCGTTGCAATCTGCGTAATTTCGCCTGCCGCCATGCCGTTCCTCGTAGACAGCGAGGCCTCCGAACTTTCCACGGCTGACGTTATCAATGGGGCCAAGGCTGCGTGCAGGAAATCAGCCTGA